Proteins encoded by one window of Heterodontus francisci isolate sHetFra1 chromosome 12, sHetFra1.hap1, whole genome shotgun sequence:
- the dusp1 gene encoding dual specificity protein phosphatase 1, translating to MVMMEIPSVSNETLGQLLNEDSSKCLLLDCRSFFAFNASHIINSINVRFSTIVKRRAKGTMGLEHIVPNEESRNSLVSGLYSLVVVFDERTFEFDLLKKDSTVLLAVSTLCRESYGARIVFLQGGYESFSSEYPEFCTKPSPPSGLSLPLSASSRPSSAESSCSSCETPLYDQGGPVEILPFLYLGSAYHASRKDMLDALGITALINVSANCPNHFEEHYQYKCIPVEDSHKADISSWFIEAIEFIDSVKNTGGRVFVHCQAGISRSATICLAYLMRANRVKLDEAFEFVKQRRSVISPNFSFMGQLLQFESQVLTPSCSTEAASPSNNPSATSTRFVFNFPVSVPVHSAANSLNYLQSPITTSPTY from the exons ATGGTCATGATGGAAATCCCTAGTGTTAGCAATGAAACTCTTGGACAGCTTCTGAACGAAGATTCTTCTAAATGTTTGTTGCTGGATTGCCGATCTTTCTTCGCCTTTAACGCTTCGCATATCATCAATTCAATTAATGTCCGTTTTAGTACCATAGTTAAACGAAGGGCGAAAGGGACAATGGGGCTTGAACATATTGTACCTAACGAAGAGTCTCGCAATAGTTTAGTGTCCGGTCTTTATTCTTTAGTTGTTGTGTTTGATGAAAGGACCTTTGAGTTTGATCTGCTCAAGAAGGATAGCACTGTCCTCCTGGCAGTCAGTACGTTATGCAGAGAATCCTATGGGGCAAGGATTGTTTTTCTCCAAG GAGGTTATGAATCGTTTTCCTCGGAATATCCAGAGTTTTGCACTAAACCTTCACCTCCTTCGGGATTATCTCTACCTCTAAGCGCCAGCAGCCGCCCCAGTAGTGCCGAGTCGAGCTGCAGTTCCTGCGAGACTCCCTTATATGATCAG GGTGGACCTGTAGAAATCCTCCCTTTCCTCTACCTCGGAAGTGCCTATCATGCATCAAGGAAGGACATGCTGGACGCCTTGGGGATCACAGCCCTGATCAATGTCTCTGCCAACTGCCCGAACCACTTTGAGGAACATTATCAATATAAATGCATTCCTGTGGAGGACAGTCACAAAGCAGACATCAGCTCTTGGTTCATTGAGGCCATTGAATTTATAG ATTCTGTGAAAAATACTGGTGGCAGGGTGTTTGTACATTGCCAAGCTGGGATCTCTCGATCTGCCACCATCTGCCTGGCTTATCTAATGAGGGCCAACCGGGTGAAGCTGGACGAAGCTTTCGAGTTCGTTAAACAGCGCAGGAGTGTCATTTCCCCAAATTTCAGCTTCATGGGGCAACTCTTGCAATTTGAATCTCAAGTTTTGACCCCTTCGTGTTCGACAGAGGCTGCCAGTCCCTCAAATAACCCCTCTGCTACTTCAACTCGATTTGTCTTTAACTTTCCTGTCTCCGTGCCTGTCCATTCGGCAGCTAATTCCCTGAATTATCTCCAGAGTCCCATCACCACGTCCCCTACGTACTGA